A stretch of Bradyrhizobium diazoefficiens DNA encodes these proteins:
- the trpS gene encoding tryptophan--tRNA ligase, with translation MPFVERVFSGVQPTGNLHLGNYLGAIVNFVKMQETHNCIYCVVDMHAITQGVEVWGGPAELARNTREVTAAFIASGIDPKTHIVFNQSQVSGHAELAWIFNCVARMGWLGRMTQFKEKAGKDRENASVGLFDYPVLMAADILLYRATHVPVGEDQKQHLELSRDIAQKFNNDFGDSIRSRGAHDGLFFPLPEPLITGPATRVMSLRDGTKKMSKSDASDNSRINLTDDADTIAQKIRKAKTDPEPLPTEEKGLEARPEADNLVGIFAALSGRPKASVLSEFGGGQFSSFKNALAELCVTKLAPIAGEMKRLVADPGHIDTILNGGADRARAIAEETMNLSKDIVGFIRRR, from the coding sequence ATGCCATTCGTTGAACGGGTTTTTTCGGGCGTCCAGCCGACGGGCAATCTGCACCTCGGCAATTACCTCGGCGCCATCGTCAACTTCGTGAAGATGCAGGAAACCCACAACTGCATCTATTGCGTCGTCGACATGCACGCGATCACGCAGGGCGTGGAGGTCTGGGGCGGCCCGGCCGAGCTCGCACGCAACACCCGCGAGGTGACCGCAGCGTTCATCGCCAGCGGCATCGATCCGAAGACGCACATCGTCTTCAACCAGAGCCAGGTCTCGGGCCATGCCGAGCTCGCCTGGATTTTCAATTGCGTCGCGCGCATGGGCTGGCTCGGCCGCATGACCCAATTCAAGGAGAAGGCCGGCAAGGACCGCGAGAACGCCTCGGTCGGGCTGTTCGACTATCCCGTGCTGATGGCCGCCGACATCCTGCTCTATCGCGCCACTCACGTTCCGGTCGGCGAGGACCAGAAGCAGCATCTCGAGCTCTCGCGCGACATCGCGCAGAAGTTCAACAATGATTTCGGCGACTCGATCCGCAGCCGCGGCGCCCATGACGGCCTGTTCTTCCCACTGCCGGAACCCTTGATCACGGGACCTGCGACGCGCGTGATGAGCTTGCGTGACGGCACCAAGAAGATGTCGAAGTCGGATGCGTCGGACAATTCGCGCATCAATTTGACCGACGACGCCGACACCATCGCGCAGAAGATCCGCAAGGCGAAGACCGATCCGGAGCCGCTGCCGACCGAAGAGAAAGGCCTGGAGGCGCGCCCCGAAGCCGACAATCTCGTCGGCATTTTCGCCGCCCTCTCCGGCCGCCCCAAGGCCAGCGTGCTCAGCGAATTCGGCGGTGGCCAGTTCTCCAGCTTCAAGAACGCGCTGGCGGAGCTGTGCGTCACCAAGCTCGCGCCGATCGCCGGTGAGATGAAGCGCTTGGTCGCAGACCCCGGTCATATCGACACCATCCTGAACGGCGGCGCCGACCGGGCTCGCGCCATCGCCGAAGAGACCATGAACCTCTCGAAGGACATCGTCGGCTTCATCCGCCGGCGCTGA
- a CDS encoding NifU family protein produces the protein MFIQTEATPNPATLKFIPGRVVVDGNPMEFSSRETAARSPLAEKLFDVPGVTGVFYGSDFITVTKANGEWQQLKPAILGAIMEHYMSGAPLLADGAAGSDADRDDEDEFFDEQDAETVDMIKDLIETRVRPAVANDGGDITFRGFKDGIVYLNMKGACSGCPSSTATLQHGIQNLLKHFVPDVVEVRPM, from the coding sequence ATGTTCATTCAGACCGAAGCCACCCCCAATCCCGCCACCCTGAAATTCATTCCCGGCCGCGTCGTGGTCGACGGCAACCCGATGGAATTTTCGAGCCGCGAGACCGCTGCGCGTTCGCCGCTCGCCGAAAAACTGTTCGACGTGCCCGGTGTCACCGGCGTGTTCTATGGGTCGGATTTCATCACCGTCACCAAGGCGAACGGTGAATGGCAGCAACTCAAGCCCGCGATCCTGGGTGCCATCATGGAGCACTACATGTCGGGCGCGCCGCTGCTCGCCGACGGTGCGGCGGGGAGCGATGCCGATCGCGACGACGAAGACGAGTTCTTCGACGAGCAGGACGCCGAGACGGTCGACATGATCAAGGATCTGATCGAGACGCGCGTGCGGCCGGCAGTCGCCAATGACGGCGGCGACATCACCTTCCGCGGCTTCAAGGACGGGATCGTCTATCTCAACATGAAGGGCGCCTGCTCCGGCTGCCCGTCATCGACCGCGACGCTCCAGCACGGCATCCAGAACTTGCTGAAGCACTTCGTACCCGACGTGGTCGAAGTCCGGCCGATGTAG
- the tsaB gene encoding tRNA (adenosine(37)-N6)-threonylcarbamoyltransferase complex dimerization subunit type 1 TsaB, producing MLILALDTALEACAAAVLDTDAGELLAQEQLLMKRGHAEALMPMIARVMQSADLAFTALDRIAVTVGPGSFTGLRVGISAARGLALAAKRPAVGLTTLSAYASAIVGQSGSAPVISAIDARHDHVYFQIVGGDGGQLVRPKIAGIEEAIAASQFGAPHLVGNAAEILAERWPKDAPQPVSVDAQPAPDIGWVAWLGAAADPATNPARPFYLKAPDAKPAVQKPLAQAGSS from the coding sequence ATGCTGATCCTTGCCCTCGATACCGCGCTGGAGGCGTGCGCGGCCGCCGTCCTCGACACCGACGCCGGCGAGCTCCTTGCCCAGGAGCAGCTGCTCATGAAGCGCGGCCATGCCGAGGCCCTGATGCCGATGATCGCGCGCGTCATGCAATCGGCCGATCTCGCCTTCACCGCACTCGACCGCATCGCGGTCACGGTTGGCCCCGGCAGCTTCACCGGCTTGCGCGTCGGCATTTCGGCGGCCCGGGGTCTTGCGCTCGCGGCCAAGCGGCCGGCCGTCGGACTGACGACCTTGTCGGCCTATGCGTCCGCCATTGTCGGCCAGAGTGGATCGGCGCCGGTGATATCGGCGATCGATGCGCGGCATGATCACGTCTATTTCCAGATCGTCGGCGGCGACGGCGGCCAATTGGTGCGGCCGAAGATCGCCGGTATCGAGGAGGCGATCGCGGCCTCGCAATTCGGTGCACCGCATCTGGTCGGCAATGCCGCCGAAATTCTTGCCGAGCGCTGGCCGAAGGACGCGCCACAACCGGTCTCGGTCGACGCGCAGCCCGCGCCCGACATCGGCTGGGTCGCATGGCTGGGAGCCGCCGCCGATCCCGCCACCAATCCCGCGCGTCCGTTCTATCTGAAGGCGCCCGATGCAAAGCCGGCCGTACAGAAGCCGCTCGCACAAGCCGGAAGCTCATGA
- the rimI gene encoding ribosomal protein S18-alanine N-acetyltransferase yields the protein MMRWFSEWWRGGTAAVEPATARDAARLAQLHGASFAHGWGEGEFETMLSERNTLVHRLRVGRKTIGFAVSRIGADEAEILSVAVDRSHRGRGLSRTLLMTHLGHLAGRGVRTIFLEVEENNQPARRLYARGGFVVVGRRERYYKQANGEQLNALLMRRDLA from the coding sequence ATGATGAGATGGTTTTCGGAATGGTGGCGCGGCGGCACGGCCGCCGTCGAGCCCGCCACTGCGCGCGACGCGGCACGGCTGGCGCAGTTGCACGGCGCGTCGTTCGCGCACGGCTGGGGCGAAGGCGAATTCGAAACCATGCTCAGCGAGCGTAACACGCTGGTCCACCGTTTGCGCGTGGGGCGCAAGACGATCGGCTTTGCGGTGTCGCGCATCGGCGCGGACGAAGCGGAAATTCTCTCGGTCGCGGTCGACCGATCCCATCGCGGCCGCGGTCTCTCCCGCACGCTGCTGATGACCCATCTCGGTCACCTCGCAGGGCGGGGTGTGCGCACGATATTTCTGGAAGTCGAGGAGAACAACCAGCCGGCGCGGCGGCTCTATGCGAGAGGCGGATTCGTGGTGGTCGGGCGCCGCGAACGCTACTATAAGCAGGCCAACGGGGAACAGCTGAACGCACTTTTGATGCGGCGCGACTTGGCGTAA